A stretch of the Lactuca sativa cultivar Salinas chromosome 9, Lsat_Salinas_v11, whole genome shotgun sequence genome encodes the following:
- the LOC111918189 gene encoding uncharacterized protein LOC111918189, which produces MGLLFTGLTRLLHGLMQLAGLTPKILEIEPGTIMNIWIPQETIVEVDEIPQYIPPKKPAVLLVHCFAMDGIFLWFPQVLALTRTYSVYVPDLLFFGGSTTNRNERSASFQAEFLAKGMKILSVEKVTLVGLSYGGFVGFEMAKLYPNLVHSMVVSSTAIELTESLSHESCKRFGVSSWADLLLPETMEGLIRMLTAGAHKMPWLPDFIYRGIFETMFKNRKERSELLAALVVPDNDANTVAKYSQRIHMLWGEEDKIFSYELAKAMKARLGAETTIEYIKSAGHLLPLEQPLAYNRHLKRFLASCV; this is translated from the exons ATGGGGTTGTTGTTTACAGGGTTAACTCGTTTACTTCATGGACTCATGCAGCTTGCAGGACTAACACCAAAAATCCTAGAAATAGAGCCTGGTACCATCATGAACATATGGATTCCACAAGAAACTATCGTCGAAGTTGATGAAATACCCCAATACATACCACCCAAGAAACCTGCTGTACTCCTCGTGCATTGTTTCGCGATGGATGGTATCTTTCTGTGGTTTCCACAAGTTTTAGCCCTAACAAGAACGTACTCCGTCTACGTCCCGGACCTCCTGTTCTTCGGTGGCTCAACCACCAACAGAAATGAGAGGTCTGCTAGCTTTCAGGCCGAGTTTTTGGCCAAAGGGATGAAGATCCTTAGCGTGGAGAAAGTGACATTAGTGGGGTTAAGCTATGGAGGTTTTGTTGGTTTTGAAATGGCTAAGTTGTACCCAAATCTAGTGCATTCTATGGTGGTGTCTTCTACCGCTATAGAGTTAACGGAGTCACTTAGCCATGAGTCATGCAAGCGATTTGGTGTATCCTCTTGGGCAGACCTTCTGTTGCCGGAAACAATGGAGGGTTTGATAAGGATGCTTACTGCTGGTGCTCATAAAATGCCATGGCTTCCAGATTTCATTTATCGTGGCATTTTTGAG ACAATGTTCAAAAACAGAAAAGAGAGAAGCGAACTCCTGGCAGCATTGGTCGTCCCCGACAATGATGCGAACACGGTTGCTAAATACTCTCAg AGGATACATATGTTGTGGGGTGAGGAGGACAAGATCTTCAGTTATGAGCTTGCGAAAGCCATGAAAGC GCGATTGGGTGCTGAAACGACTATAGAGTACATAAAGTCTGCTGGTCATCTTTTACCGTTAGAGCAACCCCTCGCATACAATCGACATCTCAAACGTTTTCTTGCAAGTTGTGTTTAA
- the LOC111918234 gene encoding uncharacterized protein LOC111918234 — translation MKNTSTGGDFCCDFGWQKGAATTESSHLLQPTNVPNIPLKSFVFQPIDPPSSAAAKTRRKRGEKAAGNIPNHPIFFDNFVAVSVIYKVRRVCTEDSPIFLSYKCERRIVRCV, via the exons ATGAAGAACACCTCCACCGGAGGAGATTTCTGCTGTGATTTCGGGTGGCAAAAAGGAGCAGCCACCACCGAGTCTAGCCACCTGTTACAGCCAACAAACGTGCCAAATATACCCCTGAAGTCATTTGTTTTTCAACCCATTGATCCCCCCTCAAGTGCTGCTGCGAAAACACGAAGAAAAAGAGGCGAGAAAGCTGCCGGAAACATCCCCAACCACCCTATTTTTTTCGACAACTTTGTGGCTGTTTCG gttatttaTAAGGTCAGAAGAGTTTGTACAGAAGATTCTCCGATATTCTTATCATACAAATGTGAACGCCGGATTGTTAGGTGTGTGTAG